The following are from one region of the Flavimobilis soli genome:
- the pflA gene encoding pyruvate formate-lyase-activating protein, with translation MTISLPAPVVGGGASGDQGFDAPVGRAEGAGTAALELSHADRSERFAQMRAGQLGSVHSWELVTAVDGPGTRMTVFLSGCPLRCLYCHNPDTMQMRSGDPVEASELLRRIRRYRSVFRATGGGITLSGGEVLMQPAFAATILAGAKEMGIHTAIDTSGYLGAACTDEMLDNIDLVLLDVKSGDPETYKKVTGRELQPTLDFGRRLAEKGIEVWLRFVLVPGLTDAPENVEKVAEYAATLSNVSRVEVLPFHQMGKDKWQSLGLDYQLADTKPPTNDEVESVRARFRKRGLTVY, from the coding sequence ATGACCATCAGTCTTCCCGCCCCCGTGGTCGGCGGCGGGGCGAGCGGTGACCAGGGGTTCGACGCCCCAGTGGGTCGCGCCGAAGGTGCTGGCACGGCAGCGCTTGAGCTGTCCCACGCCGACCGCAGCGAGCGGTTCGCGCAGATGCGGGCGGGCCAGCTCGGTTCGGTGCACTCGTGGGAGCTCGTCACGGCCGTCGACGGCCCCGGGACCCGCATGACGGTGTTCCTCTCGGGCTGCCCGCTGCGGTGCCTGTACTGCCACAACCCCGACACGATGCAGATGCGGTCCGGTGACCCGGTCGAGGCGAGCGAGCTGCTGCGTCGCATCCGCCGCTACCGGTCCGTGTTCCGTGCGACGGGGGGCGGCATCACCCTCTCGGGCGGCGAGGTGCTCATGCAGCCCGCCTTCGCGGCGACGATCCTCGCCGGCGCGAAGGAGATGGGGATCCACACCGCGATCGACACGTCGGGCTACCTCGGTGCGGCGTGCACCGACGAGATGCTCGACAACATCGACCTGGTCCTGCTCGACGTGAAGTCGGGCGACCCGGAGACCTACAAGAAGGTCACGGGCCGCGAGCTGCAGCCCACGCTCGACTTCGGCCGCCGGCTCGCCGAGAAGGGCATCGAGGTCTGGCTCCGCTTCGTGCTCGTGCCCGGTCTCACCGACGCTCCGGAGAACGTCGAGAAGGTCGCGGAGTACGCGGCCACGCTCTCGAACGTCTCCCGCGTCGAGGTGTTGCCCTTCCACCAGATGGGCAAGGACAAGTGGCAGTCGCTCGGGCTCGACTACCAGCTCGCCGACACGAAGCCGCCGACGAACGACGAGGTCGAGTCGGTCCGGGCCCGCTTCCGCAAGCGCGGGCTCACGGTCTACTGA
- a CDS encoding DUF1416 domain-containing protein, translating to MSTCGAPAQGGDVVVAPGATVVDGVVVHEGAPVPGAYVRLHDGDGEFTAEVVTGPGGEFVFYARPARWELRVLSRAGSTTQQVDAAVGRTSVTLAV from the coding sequence ATGAGCACGTGCGGGGCACCTGCGCAGGGTGGCGACGTCGTCGTCGCCCCGGGCGCCACGGTCGTCGACGGCGTCGTCGTCCACGAGGGCGCGCCCGTCCCGGGCGCCTACGTCCGCCTGCACGACGGCGACGGCGAGTTCACCGCCGAGGTCGTCACCGGGCCGGGCGGCGAGTTTGTCTTCTACGCGCGCCCGGCGCGCTGGGAGCTGCGCGTCCTGAGCCGCGCGGGCTCGACGACGCAGCAGGTCGACGCTGCCGTCGGACGGACCAGCGTGACGCTCGCCGTCTGA
- a CDS encoding sulfurtransferase, whose protein sequence is MARNDVLVSAEWAEANLATPGLVFVEVDEDTTAYDTGHLEGAVKLDWKLDLQDPVRRDFVNKEQFEALLSAKGIANEDTVILYGGNNNWFAAYAFWYFKLYGHQDVRLIDGGRKKWELDGRPLTDAPVTRPATTYTATEQDLSLRAFRDEVVASIGQKNLVDVRSPEEFAGKILGPAHLPQEHSQRGGHVPGAINIPWSKAANDDGTFRSDEELAELYGAAGLDTDRPTIAYCRIGERSSHTWFVLSQLLGQQDVKNYDGSWVEYGSLVGVPIEVPATA, encoded by the coding sequence ATGGCACGCAACGACGTACTCGTCTCGGCCGAGTGGGCCGAGGCCAACCTCGCCACCCCCGGCCTCGTCTTCGTCGAGGTCGACGAGGACACCACCGCTTACGACACCGGCCACCTCGAGGGCGCCGTCAAGCTCGACTGGAAGCTCGACCTCCAGGACCCCGTCCGCCGCGACTTCGTCAACAAGGAGCAGTTCGAGGCGCTCCTGTCCGCGAAGGGCATCGCCAACGAGGACACCGTGATCCTCTACGGCGGCAACAACAACTGGTTCGCCGCCTACGCGTTCTGGTACTTCAAGCTCTACGGCCACCAGGACGTCCGCCTGATCGACGGCGGCCGCAAGAAGTGGGAGCTCGACGGTCGCCCGCTCACCGACGCTCCGGTCACCCGACCGGCCACGACGTACACCGCGACCGAGCAGGACCTGAGCCTGCGCGCCTTCCGCGACGAGGTCGTCGCGTCGATCGGCCAGAAGAACCTCGTCGACGTGCGCTCGCCTGAGGAGTTCGCCGGCAAGATCCTCGGCCCGGCGCACCTCCCGCAGGAGCACTCGCAGCGCGGCGGCCACGTCCCGGGCGCGATCAACATCCCGTGGTCCAAGGCCGCGAACGACGACGGCACGTTCCGCAGCGACGAGGAGCTCGCCGAGCTCTACGGCGCCGCCGGCCTCGACACCGACCGCCCGACGATCGCCTACTGCCGCATCGGTGAGCGCTCGAGCCACACGTGGTTCGTCCTTTCGCAGCTCCTCGGCCAGCAGGACGTCAAGAACTACGACGGCTCGTGGGTCGAGTACGGCTCGCTCGTCGGCGTCCCGATCGAGGTCCCCGCGACCGCCTGA
- a CDS encoding CAP domain-containing protein, with product MAARPSTTPRRGARWIVAALMTIALAATGTGTAAAASSPSIDRTSKTAVAKAYVKMAKTLNVSSGWTGKVKGCKIGTNSKKHDKASLATVNWARAQAGLSPARWDASWARQARAHALMTTANSRLTHDVTPKDKCFSKAAQVGGTTSNIAFGATGPWSVMLYLDDPGAHNVTVGHRRWILDPSTTRVGIGSTSIASSMKVFGDTGSDKVGKNPRFLPWPTSGYFPYEAEPNGRWSLTAIGADFTKAKVVVRDPKGKKLALKKAPAAGSLPDTISWDLKKWVNAPKGKKTATYKVTVTGIRWVGATGPKSYTYKVKLINAAKVAKKK from the coding sequence GTGGCAGCGCGACCCAGCACGACACCCCGACGAGGCGCACGGTGGATCGTCGCCGCGCTCATGACCATCGCGCTCGCCGCGACCGGGACGGGGACCGCGGCGGCCGCGTCGTCGCCGAGCATCGACCGCACCTCGAAGACGGCGGTCGCGAAGGCCTACGTGAAGATGGCGAAGACCCTTAACGTGTCCTCGGGGTGGACGGGCAAGGTCAAGGGCTGCAAGATCGGGACTAACTCGAAGAAGCACGACAAGGCGTCGCTCGCGACCGTCAACTGGGCCCGCGCGCAGGCGGGCCTGAGCCCCGCACGATGGGACGCGTCGTGGGCGCGCCAGGCTCGTGCGCACGCGCTCATGACGACCGCCAACAGCCGCCTCACGCACGACGTCACCCCGAAGGACAAGTGCTTCTCCAAGGCCGCACAGGTCGGCGGCACGACGTCGAACATCGCGTTCGGCGCCACCGGGCCGTGGTCCGTGATGCTCTACCTCGACGACCCGGGGGCGCACAACGTCACCGTCGGCCACCGTCGGTGGATCCTCGACCCCAGCACCACCCGTGTGGGCATCGGCTCGACCAGCATCGCGAGCTCGATGAAGGTGTTCGGCGACACTGGCTCCGACAAGGTCGGGAAGAACCCCCGCTTCCTCCCGTGGCCGACGTCGGGCTACTTCCCGTACGAGGCCGAGCCGAACGGCCGGTGGTCGCTCACCGCGATAGGCGCCGACTTCACGAAGGCGAAGGTCGTCGTCCGCGACCCGAAGGGCAAGAAGCTCGCGCTCAAGAAGGCGCCCGCCGCTGGCAGCCTGCCGGACACGATTTCGTGGGACCTCAAGAAGTGGGTCAACGCCCCCAAGGGCAAGAAGACGGCCACCTACAAGGTCACGGTTACGGGCATCCGCTGGGTCGGCGCCACGGGGCCCAAGTCCTACACCTACAAGGTGAAGCTCATCAACGCGGCGAAGGTCGCGAAGAAGAAGTAG
- a CDS encoding 3-hydroxyacyl-CoA dehydrogenase NAD-binding domain-containing protein, with the protein MTDTTTAPSETTATGERVTHSLVRDVRLPGGAGVMALVTLDNGLDHTKPTTLGPQGLAELRSVLETQQARAAAGEIVAVGITGKPYFLAAGADLNAAVRVDDRADALALGRAGHDAFRLLGEMGVPTFAFINGLALGGGLEVALNCDYRTVASDVPALALPETGLGLIPGWGGAYLVPRLVGIEKAIDVILTRPAANKPFKAKEAAEIGLADALFEAADFLEQSLDWAARVLTGAVTVGRPEPADAETWQAVVDAARGRIDAVVHGSRPAPGRALDLLALGPDVDRDTAFAAEDDALADLIMTDELRASIYAFNTVNKAKRPEGAPDPKIAQPVTRVGIVGAGLMAAQLALLFAQRLSVPVIMRDLDDDRVAQGLAHVHGSLDKLVSTGRMSANAADRIRADVHGTTSLEDMAGCDFVIEAVTEILDLKKRVFAELETIVSPTTVLATNTSALSVTRMAADLKNPERVVGLHFFNPVAQMPLVEVIHAEKTSIEATATAFAVAKKLRKTAVDVADRPGFVVNRLLVLLLGEIVRAVEAGTPVEVADRALRPLGLPMGPFALFDLVGPAVGLHVLTSLREDLGDRFARSEGLERIVADGIKVVKPPVAKGIPAEVDPAIQEVFGPAGGPGALDEAGVLDQVLTALAVEIGHMLDEEVVANVSQIDLCMILGAGWPFASGGIAPYLDRTGYSEKVLGRRLLPDGVANVPEGAVR; encoded by the coding sequence ATGACCGACACCACCACCGCACCCAGCGAGACCACCGCCACCGGCGAGCGCGTCACGCACAGCCTCGTCCGCGACGTCCGCCTCCCTGGCGGGGCAGGCGTCATGGCTCTCGTGACGCTCGACAACGGCCTCGACCACACGAAGCCGACGACGCTCGGCCCGCAGGGCCTCGCCGAGCTGCGCAGCGTCCTCGAGACCCAGCAGGCGCGTGCCGCTGCAGGCGAGATCGTCGCCGTCGGCATCACGGGCAAGCCCTACTTCCTCGCCGCGGGCGCCGACCTCAACGCGGCCGTACGCGTCGACGACCGTGCCGACGCGCTCGCGCTCGGCCGTGCCGGGCACGACGCGTTCCGCCTCCTCGGTGAGATGGGCGTACCGACGTTCGCCTTCATCAACGGTCTGGCCCTCGGGGGCGGCCTCGAGGTCGCGCTCAACTGCGACTACCGCACGGTCGCGTCCGACGTGCCCGCGCTCGCCCTCCCGGAGACCGGTCTCGGCCTGATCCCCGGCTGGGGCGGCGCGTACCTCGTGCCGAGGCTCGTCGGCATCGAGAAGGCGATCGACGTGATCCTCACGCGTCCCGCCGCGAACAAACCGTTCAAGGCGAAGGAAGCCGCGGAGATCGGCCTTGCGGACGCCCTGTTCGAGGCAGCCGACTTCCTCGAGCAGTCGCTCGACTGGGCGGCACGTGTCCTCACGGGCGCAGTGACCGTCGGCCGCCCGGAGCCCGCAGACGCGGAGACCTGGCAGGCCGTCGTCGACGCGGCCCGCGGCCGGATCGACGCCGTCGTGCACGGCTCGCGCCCCGCGCCCGGCCGCGCGCTCGACCTGCTCGCGCTCGGCCCGGACGTCGACCGCGACACCGCCTTCGCGGCGGAGGACGACGCGCTCGCCGACCTGATCATGACCGACGAGCTGCGCGCGAGCATCTACGCGTTCAACACGGTCAACAAGGCGAAGCGGCCCGAGGGCGCACCGGACCCGAAGATCGCGCAGCCTGTGACCCGGGTCGGCATCGTGGGCGCAGGCCTCATGGCCGCGCAGCTCGCGTTGCTGTTCGCGCAGCGCCTCTCGGTCCCTGTCATCATGCGGGACCTCGACGACGACCGCGTCGCCCAGGGCCTCGCGCACGTCCACGGCTCGCTCGACAAGCTCGTGTCGACGGGCCGCATGTCGGCGAACGCCGCCGACCGGATCCGTGCGGACGTGCACGGCACGACGAGCCTCGAGGACATGGCTGGCTGCGACTTCGTGATCGAGGCCGTCACCGAGATCCTCGACCTCAAGAAGCGCGTCTTCGCGGAGCTCGAGACGATCGTCTCCCCCACGACCGTGCTCGCGACGAACACGTCGGCCCTCTCCGTGACGCGCATGGCGGCGGACCTGAAGAACCCTGAGCGCGTCGTCGGGCTGCACTTCTTCAACCCGGTCGCGCAGATGCCGCTCGTCGAGGTGATCCACGCCGAGAAGACGTCGATCGAGGCAACGGCGACGGCGTTCGCCGTCGCGAAGAAGCTGCGCAAGACCGCAGTGGACGTCGCCGACCGGCCCGGCTTCGTGGTCAACCGTCTGCTCGTCCTGCTGCTCGGCGAGATCGTGCGTGCGGTCGAGGCGGGCACGCCGGTCGAGGTCGCGGACCGCGCGCTGCGCCCGCTCGGCCTGCCGATGGGGCCGTTCGCCCTTTTCGACCTCGTCGGGCCGGCGGTAGGCCTGCACGTGCTGACGTCCTTGCGCGAGGATCTCGGCGACCGCTTCGCTCGTTCCGAGGGGCTCGAGCGGATCGTCGCCGACGGCATCAAGGTCGTGAAGCCGCCGGTGGCGAAGGGCATCCCGGCCGAGGTCGACCCGGCGATCCAGGAGGTCTTCGGGCCTGCGGGCGGTCCGGGCGCTCTCGACGAGGCAGGTGTGCTCGACCAGGTGCTCACGGCGCTGGCGGTCGAGATCGGGCACATGCTCGACGAGGAGGTCGTCGCGAACGTGTCGCAGATCGATCTGTGCATGATCCTTGGCGCCGGCTGGCCGTTCGCGTCGGGAGGCATCGCGCCGTACCTCGACCGCACCGGGTACAGCGAGAAGGTGCTGGGTCGCAGGCTCCTGCCCGACGGCGTCGCGAACGTCCCTGAGGGCGCCGTGCGCTGA
- a CDS encoding thiolase family protein, protein MPATTRSARRASARDVVFVEGVRTPFGKARPEGLYAETRADDMVVKALRGLLRRVPNLPAERIDEVAIAATTQQGDQGLTLGRSAAVLAGLPRSVPGFAIDRMCAGAMTAVTTTASAIGFGQQDVALAGGVEHMGHHPMGFDADPNPRFVSEKLVEPTALIMGATAENIHDRMPHLTKERADAYGVASQAKYAAAVEAGRIAPDLVPIAVRSSTLGWGLADADELARPGTTMADIANLKTPFRPGGRVTAGNASPLTDGAAICLLAAGDTAEELDLPVRMRMVSFAYVGVDPEVMGLGPVPATERALANAGLTIDDIGLFEINEAFAVQVLAFLDHFGIADDDPRVNPDGGAIAIGHPLASSGVRLMTQLARHFESHPEVRYGLTSMCIGLGMGGTVIWENPHHADYSGHMSTENES, encoded by the coding sequence ATGCCAGCAACCACGAGGTCCGCGCGCCGCGCCTCCGCCCGTGACGTCGTCTTCGTCGAAGGCGTACGCACCCCCTTCGGCAAGGCCCGCCCCGAAGGCCTCTACGCCGAGACCCGCGCCGACGACATGGTCGTCAAGGCCCTGCGCGGCCTGCTCCGCCGCGTGCCGAACCTGCCCGCCGAGCGCATCGACGAGGTCGCGATCGCAGCGACGACCCAGCAGGGCGACCAGGGGCTGACTCTCGGACGCTCGGCGGCCGTGCTCGCCGGGCTCCCCCGCTCCGTGCCCGGATTCGCGATCGACCGCATGTGCGCCGGCGCGATGACCGCGGTCACCACGACCGCGTCCGCGATCGGCTTCGGGCAGCAGGACGTCGCCCTCGCGGGCGGCGTCGAGCACATGGGTCACCACCCGATGGGCTTCGACGCGGACCCGAACCCCCGCTTCGTCTCGGAGAAGCTCGTCGAACCGACCGCGCTCATCATGGGCGCGACCGCCGAGAACATCCACGACCGCATGCCGCACCTGACCAAGGAGCGCGCAGACGCCTACGGTGTCGCGAGCCAGGCCAAGTACGCCGCCGCCGTCGAGGCGGGCCGCATCGCACCCGACCTGGTGCCGATCGCCGTGCGTTCCTCGACGCTCGGCTGGGGCCTCGCCGACGCCGACGAGCTCGCCCGCCCGGGAACGACGATGGCGGACATCGCCAACCTCAAGACGCCGTTCCGCCCCGGCGGCCGCGTCACCGCAGGCAACGCGTCGCCGCTCACGGACGGCGCGGCGATCTGCCTCCTCGCCGCAGGTGACACCGCCGAGGAGCTCGACCTCCCCGTGCGCATGCGCATGGTCTCGTTCGCCTACGTCGGCGTCGACCCCGAGGTCATGGGCCTCGGCCCCGTCCCCGCGACCGAGCGCGCGCTCGCCAACGCGGGCCTCACGATCGACGACATCGGCCTGTTCGAGATCAACGAGGCGTTCGCGGTGCAGGTGCTCGCGTTCCTCGACCACTTCGGCATCGCCGACGACGACCCGCGCGTCAACCCCGACGGCGGCGCGATCGCGATCGGGCACCCGCTCGCGTCGTCCGGCGTGCGCCTCATGACGCAGCTCGCGCGCCACTTCGAGTCGCACCCCGAGGTGCGCTACGGCCTGACGTCGATGTGCATCGGGCTCGGCATGGGCGGCACCGTGATCTGGGAGAACCCGCACCACGCCGACTACTCCGGCCACATGTCCACCGAGAACGAGAGCTGA
- a CDS encoding lipid II:glycine glycyltransferase FemX, with protein sequence MLQIETVTDPAEWDRIVDGAGGHPLQLWGWGEVKATGPWRPVRLKAVAADGEVLGGAQVLVRRLPVPFRALSYVPRGPFVAPDGAGTADARTRVIDAVVAYCKREIGGVGVTIEPDWDVSTPIEASGLKRASNTILYPSTLILDLTKPEDELLAAAGKSTRYDIRKAARTGLEVRRVTSEAEVRDVIELYRVSAAHAGFPLHDDDYYLAIHREMGDASLLVAAFSEGKPCSFVWNVVSGATAFELYGGVDDAGRKLRANAPVKWHATRLAAEAGVRRYDMNGLLNDGISEFKKSFAQHTDELIGTFDVPFSPLFAVWDKALPTAKQVLRKIRR encoded by the coding sequence GTGCTTCAGATCGAGACCGTCACCGACCCTGCCGAGTGGGACCGCATCGTCGATGGAGCAGGGGGTCACCCGCTCCAGCTCTGGGGATGGGGTGAGGTCAAGGCGACGGGCCCGTGGCGCCCGGTACGTCTGAAGGCCGTCGCGGCCGACGGCGAGGTGCTGGGTGGTGCGCAGGTGCTCGTGCGGCGCCTCCCGGTGCCCTTCCGTGCGCTGTCGTACGTGCCGCGCGGTCCGTTCGTCGCTCCTGACGGCGCCGGCACGGCCGACGCACGCACCCGGGTGATCGACGCCGTCGTCGCGTACTGCAAGCGCGAGATCGGCGGCGTGGGCGTCACGATCGAGCCGGACTGGGACGTGAGCACGCCGATCGAGGCGTCTGGCCTCAAGCGTGCGTCGAACACGATCCTGTACCCGTCGACGCTCATCCTCGACCTCACGAAGCCCGAAGACGAGCTGCTGGCCGCTGCCGGGAAGTCGACGCGCTACGACATCCGCAAGGCCGCACGGACGGGCCTGGAGGTGCGCCGGGTGACGAGCGAGGCCGAGGTCCGCGACGTCATCGAGCTGTACCGCGTCTCCGCTGCGCACGCGGGCTTCCCGCTGCATGACGACGACTACTACCTGGCGATCCACCGCGAGATGGGCGACGCATCGCTCCTCGTCGCGGCGTTCTCCGAGGGCAAACCGTGCTCGTTCGTGTGGAACGTCGTCTCGGGCGCGACGGCGTTCGAGCTGTACGGGGGCGTCGACGACGCGGGGCGCAAGCTGCGGGCCAACGCACCGGTGAAGTGGCACGCGACACGGCTCGCCGCCGAGGCGGGCGTGCGCCGGTACGACATGAACGGGCTGCTCAACGACGGGATCAGCGAGTTCAAGAAGTCGTTCGCGCAGCACACGGACGAGCTGATAGGCACGTTCGACGTGCCGTTCAGCCCGCTCTTCGCGGTCTGGGACAAGGCGCTGCCCACTGCCAAGCAGGTCCTGCGGAAGATCCGCCGCTGA
- a CDS encoding HRDC domain-containing protein, whose protein sequence is MNEPAPAASAAEEPSADEPIITPLTEPADGIPAVVDTPEALARTAAALAAGIGPVAVDAERASGYRYGQQTYLVQLRREGAGTALVDPAALPDLSSLSEALDGVEWVLHAASQDLPGLAEQGMHASAVFDTELAARLLGMERVGLAAVVADTLGLGLAKEHSAVDWSTRPLPEDWLRYAALDVEVLVEVRDILAERLERDGKAEWARQEFEAVRLAPPAPPRVDPWRRVSGVHTLRRPRQLAIVRELWAARDENARKRDTAPGRILPDRSIVAAAVAAPRSVPALLAVPGFTGRYASRRAPLWQAAIDRAMALPDDELPPMRGPRTDAPPPPRAWPDREPAAAARLDAAKAVVESFSKKYNVPVENLLQPDALRRLCWTPPSKVTAGSVTEQLAARGARQWQTDLLADALATALTSAAKA, encoded by the coding sequence ATGAACGAACCCGCACCGGCTGCGTCCGCGGCCGAGGAACCGTCGGCGGACGAGCCGATCATCACCCCGCTCACCGAACCGGCCGACGGCATCCCGGCCGTCGTCGACACGCCCGAGGCGCTCGCGCGCACCGCGGCAGCCCTTGCCGCGGGGATCGGGCCTGTCGCCGTCGACGCGGAGCGGGCGAGCGGCTACCGGTACGGCCAGCAGACGTACCTCGTGCAGCTGCGACGCGAGGGGGCGGGCACCGCGCTCGTCGACCCTGCCGCGCTCCCCGACCTGTCCTCGCTGAGCGAGGCCCTCGACGGCGTCGAGTGGGTGCTGCACGCGGCGTCGCAGGACCTCCCCGGTCTTGCCGAGCAGGGCATGCACGCGTCTGCGGTGTTCGACACGGAGCTCGCGGCGCGTCTGCTCGGCATGGAGCGCGTGGGCCTCGCAGCGGTCGTCGCGGACACTCTCGGCCTGGGGCTCGCGAAGGAGCACTCGGCGGTCGACTGGTCGACGCGTCCGCTCCCGGAGGACTGGCTGCGGTACGCGGCGCTCGACGTCGAGGTGCTCGTGGAGGTGCGCGACATCCTTGCGGAGCGCCTCGAGCGCGACGGGAAGGCCGAGTGGGCGCGCCAGGAGTTCGAGGCAGTGCGCCTCGCCCCGCCCGCACCTCCGCGTGTCGACCCGTGGCGTCGGGTGTCGGGCGTGCACACGCTGCGCCGGCCTCGTCAGCTCGCGATCGTGCGCGAGCTGTGGGCCGCGCGCGACGAGAACGCGCGCAAGCGCGACACCGCGCCGGGGCGCATCCTCCCGGACCGCTCGATCGTCGCGGCTGCGGTCGCGGCGCCGCGCAGCGTGCCGGCGCTCCTCGCCGTCCCGGGCTTCACGGGCCGCTACGCGTCACGTCGTGCGCCGCTGTGGCAGGCCGCGATCGACCGAGCGATGGCGCTGCCCGACGACGAGCTTCCGCCGATGCGCGGGCCGCGCACCGACGCTCCCCCGCCGCCCCGCGCGTGGCCGGACCGAGAGCCGGCCGCTGCCGCGCGCCTCGACGCCGCGAAGGCGGTCGTGGAGTCCTTCTCGAAGAAGTACAACGTCCCGGTCGAGAACCTGCTGCAGCCGGACGCGCTGCGTCGCCTGTGCTGGACGCCGCCGTCGAAGGTCACGGCCGGGTCGGTGACCGAGCAGCTCGCTGCCCGTGGTGCGCGGCAGTGGCAGACGGACCTGCTCGCCGACGCGCTCGCGACGGCCCTGACGTCTGCCGCGAAGGCCTGA
- a CDS encoding DUF3000 family protein, with translation MVSSAVTDVPAPFARALGTLRDAARNLRVQVKEVPAPRAARFSVALEGTLPDPDDDAHELADGTFVVLFDPPTVGDADGSFKVIVLVRAELDAEMSVDPVLSEVAWAWLTESLTRFTGPVDALGGSVTRTITTSHGAVSSRPGTVELELRASWAPQTPDLSGHLEAWAHVMRSCAGLPDVPEGVAVLPGRS, from the coding sequence ATGGTCAGCTCTGCGGTCACCGACGTCCCTGCGCCCTTCGCGCGGGCCCTCGGCACGCTCCGCGACGCCGCGCGCAACCTGCGCGTGCAGGTGAAAGAGGTCCCCGCGCCGCGCGCGGCGCGCTTCTCCGTCGCTCTCGAGGGAACGCTCCCCGACCCGGACGACGACGCGCACGAGCTCGCGGACGGCACGTTCGTCGTGCTGTTCGACCCCCCGACGGTCGGCGACGCGGACGGGTCCTTCAAGGTGATCGTGCTGGTGCGCGCGGAGCTCGACGCGGAGATGAGCGTGGACCCGGTGCTGAGCGAGGTGGCGTGGGCGTGGCTCACCGAGTCGCTCACGCGTTTTACGGGCCCGGTCGACGCGCTGGGCGGCTCGGTCACGCGCACGATCACGACGAGCCACGGCGCGGTCAGCTCACGCCCGGGCACGGTCGAGCTCGAGCTCCGGGCCTCGTGGGCGCCGCAGACGCCGGACCTGAGCGGTCACCTCGAGGCGTGGGCGCACGTGATGCGCAGCTGCGCCGGCCTCCCGGACGTCCCCGAGGGGGTCGCGGTCCTACCCGGCCGCTCCTGA
- the gndA gene encoding NADP-dependent phosphogluconate dehydrogenase, translated as MTARAQIGVTGLAVMGRNLARNFARHGYTVAVHNRSYAKTESLIADHGDEGDFVPSETMADFVASLARPRKVVIMVKAGGPTDAVIDELIPLLDEGDIVIDAGNAHFPDTRRREEALRAHGLHFVGTGVSGGEEGALNGPSIMPGGSRESYEWLGPILEDISAKVDGVPCCTYVGSDGAGHFVKMVHNGIEYADMQLIAEAYDLLKAGLGASAQEIGEIFAEWNKGDLESFLIEITADVLQHVDAETGKAFVDIVLDRAEQKGTGRWTVQNALDLGVPITGIAEATFARALSGSTPQREAGRVLPAVAGEWNVTDRDAFIEDVRLALYSSKVVAYSQGFDQIAAAAEEFGWDIDRGAMARIWRGGCIIRARFLNRITEAYERNPELSLLLADPYFTEAVGNGVAAWRRIVSQAALNGVPTPAFSSSLAYYDGVRAERLPANVIQAQRDFFGAHTYQRVDKAGVFHTEWSGDRTEHEA; from the coding sequence ATGACGGCACGCGCACAGATCGGTGTCACCGGACTGGCGGTCATGGGGCGGAACCTCGCCCGCAACTTCGCCCGCCACGGATACACGGTCGCAGTTCACAACCGGTCGTACGCGAAGACCGAGTCCCTGATCGCCGACCACGGCGACGAGGGCGACTTCGTCCCGAGCGAGACGATGGCCGACTTCGTCGCGTCGCTCGCACGGCCGCGCAAGGTCGTCATCATGGTCAAGGCCGGCGGCCCGACCGACGCCGTCATCGACGAGCTGATCCCGCTGCTCGACGAGGGTGACATCGTCATCGACGCCGGCAACGCGCACTTCCCCGACACGCGTCGTCGTGAGGAGGCGCTGCGCGCGCACGGCCTGCACTTCGTCGGCACCGGCGTCTCCGGCGGCGAGGAGGGCGCCCTCAACGGCCCCTCGATCATGCCTGGCGGCTCGCGCGAGTCGTACGAGTGGCTCGGCCCGATCCTCGAGGACATCTCCGCCAAGGTCGACGGCGTGCCGTGCTGCACCTACGTCGGCTCCGACGGCGCCGGCCACTTCGTCAAGATGGTCCACAACGGCATCGAGTACGCGGACATGCAGCTCATCGCCGAGGCCTACGACCTGCTCAAGGCGGGCCTGGGCGCGTCCGCCCAGGAGATCGGTGAGATCTTCGCCGAGTGGAACAAGGGCGACCTCGAGTCCTTCCTCATCGAGATCACCGCCGACGTGCTGCAGCACGTCGACGCGGAGACCGGCAAGGCGTTCGTCGACATCGTCCTCGACCGTGCCGAGCAGAAGGGCACCGGCCGCTGGACCGTGCAGAACGCCCTCGACCTGGGCGTGCCGATCACGGGCATCGCCGAGGCGACGTTCGCGCGTGCGCTGTCCGGCTCGACGCCGCAGCGCGAGGCCGGGCGCGTCCTGCCCGCCGTCGCGGGCGAGTGGAACGTGACCGACCGTGACGCCTTCATCGAGGACGTCCGCCTCGCGCTCTACTCGTCGAAGGTCGTCGCGTACTCGCAGGGCTTCGACCAGATCGCCGCGGCTGCCGAGGAGTTCGGCTGGGATATCGACCGCGGTGCGATGGCTCGAATCTGGCGCGGCGGCTGCATCATCCGCGCCCGCTTCCTCAACCGCATCACCGAGGCGTACGAGCGCAACCCTGAGCTGTCGCTGCTGCTCGCGGACCCGTACTTCACGGAAGCCGTCGGCAACGGCGTCGCCGCGTGGCGCCGCATCGTCTCGCAGGCGGCGCTCAACGGTGTGCCCACCCCGGCGTTCTCGTCGTCGCTCGCGTACTACGACGGCGTCCGCGCCGAGCGTCTGCCCGCGAACGTGATCCAGGCGCAGCGCGACTTCTTCGGCGCGCACACGTACCAGCGCGTCGACAAGGCGGGCGTCTTCCACACCGAGTGGTCGGGCGACCGTACCGAGCACGAGGCCTGA